Genomic DNA from Lagenorhynchus albirostris chromosome 20, mLagAlb1.1, whole genome shotgun sequence:
ACCTGGGTTAGCCTGGGAGGcgggggggagaggaagagaagggcaaAAGCTGACTCCACAAGTGAAAAGGCTTGACTTAACGACAGGCATGTGTGCCAATCCGCCGACGAGTGAGAGCAGCGTGGAGACCGCCAGCCAAAGCTGAACCGCAAAACTTCTGGTTCTTGTCCCAAGAGGTAGGAGGACCTCCCCCAAACAGGCCAAGAAAGTCTGCTCTTCAAGTGCCAACGGTAAGGACAGGCTCTTGAACCTGAGGATAGACAACCCGCCTATGCATCTCTCCCCCCAACTCCCAGCAAAGAAAATCCCACCTCTGAGTTCTTTACCAAGATCGCACTTGCCGTTCCAAGTGAGAACCCCTCGGGCTGGGAGCAGTCACTAAGCCTTCAGGTTGACTCAAAGTCACGCGGCTGGTTCAAGAGGCTTAGACTCAGATATCCCGGCCCCCAGGCTCTCTCCTGGAACCCGCGAGGCCTGCCTGtggctcccccttccttcccagcaGGCCCCTCCGTGAAGACACAAGCGGCCTCCCAGCTGCCCGCCGCCCTCTCACCCCGGAAGCCTCAGGACAACACTCCGCACGCCCAGCAGCAAGCCCGACCACCCTCGCACAGCCGTCACCGCGGAGGCAGCCATCTTGGCTGGCCACGAGGACCCTAGAGAGGCTGCCCTCGGCGTGCCTGAGCGAGTGACGGAAGACGGGGAAGAGGCTCTAAAGGGTCCTAACGCTGTGCATCACCCTATTAATCTGAGCCTTAAGAGCCTCTCACTCCGAGGTCTAAAGCGAAGAGTCAAAAGGAAACATTCGCTCTCCCATTATCCGTCGCAGCCTGGCGCCATCCTCGGTGGCGGCGCTCGGTAATCTCAGGCCCCTGTGCAGGCCCCGCCCCggcttttctctttcagattctcgCGAGGTTTGAGGCCGCTGGGCCGGCCCTGGCGGCTGCAATATGGCGGAGGCGGAAGGGGAGAGTCTGGAGTCCTGGCTCAGTGAGTAGTCGTGGCGGGTTCTGTTTGCTCTCGAGCCGCGGAGCCGCACCGCCCCACCCGCACCTCTCCGCCGCGTCCCCGGGCCCCGCGGTGGCGCCGCCAGGCAGCCCGCGCCTGGCCTCGCCCGCGCCGCGAGCGTCCCGCGATCACGCCCCTTCCCCAGCAGGACGTCCCGGCCCCTGCTCCCCGTGCTACTGCGCCTTCTCCCGCTCCCGCGAGCAGCGGCGTGAGCTCGGGTCCTGTCCCGTCCCCGCGGGCTCCGGGAAAGCGACAGCCAAGTGCTTCGGGCTGGCATGCATCGGCGCTTGGGGGAGACTGTAGTGGGGCCGCGCGCGGCTGATTCCGGGCCCCCTGCGCCTCCCTGACGAAGGGAAAAGCTCCGGATTTGGGCTGAAACTCCGGGAGCGGTGGGTGTCGCTGAGCATACACACATAGCTTCAGAATTGTGACCATGTATTCGGGAAGTGACCGCTTCGGGCCGGCTGAATGTTTGAAGTGAGAGTAATCCAAAGTGAGACAGAACAGAGCTCTACCTTCTTCCTGCGGTGACCAAAGCGTGGTGAAAGCTATGTTGAGGGGGTGGGGGCGgctgcttccctcccccaccaccgcACGTCTTCGCGAGTCATTCGCTGGTAACCTACTCAGAGCAAAGCTGAGGGGCACAGCATTGATGGTGTAGTTATAGCGGCTTATTGCTATGACTGCTAATTCATACTGCTCTTAAGGAGATACGGGTTAACCTTAGCAGGTAGTATTTGGTTGAAGCGTTAATACGTTGATTTAACTATGGACTAGAGGAGACCCCTAGAGGCCTCTTTAAGTGAAGACAAATTGGACAGGGTGATAAGACGGGCAAGATGCCTAGATACTGCCTTGTGCAGTATCTGTTATTTACTAGAGCCTGCAGGCTCTTGGAGGTGATGCGTGTTTCCTCCAATTGCCTGACTTTTCTTAATAAGAAACCTGTTCAGGTGGTTGAACTTAAGTTACGTTTGCAAAACCTGCAGTTGCAGGCAGGTCACAAAGCCTTCTGTATATATGGAACTGTCCTCCAAGGAGCTCAGTGCTCCAAAGAcgttcatttaattcatttatcaaGTATCCCAGCAAAGTAGGTACTTCTGTCACAATTTCACAAAAAGAGGGCACCGTCTCATCAATTCACTTGCCCAGAGCCACCCAACTGGATATAATCACACTGGAATTGGTTCCATTCATAGATATTAATGGGGACATTGGAGTAATTTAAATGATCTAAGCTGAGTTTAATAGGCTAGGTTTAGCGTTAGTTTGAAAGAGCAGACTGACCTGTTTCTGAGAGAGAGTGGAGATGGTGATGGGGGACAGGGATGGTATCTGTAGAGACTAGAGCTGAGACTGGCCTTTGACCCCTTCCTGTAACTTAGAGTGACACTTGGGGCAGTGGTAAGATTTCTTCCATTCTTACCCTCTGTCCACCTTCCTGGTTCTTATGACTTAATGGTGTGAACTGTACCAATTGAACAAACCAGTGCTTGGAGTTCAGCACCATCTTAGTCTATGTCCTTGTCGCTCCGTGGtttgctggaatttttttttttaagatttattattttatttttggctgtgttgggtcttagttgtggcacgcgggctctagttgagacgcgtgagctcagtagttgtggcgtgtggggttggttgccccgcggcatatgggatcttagttccttgaccagcaATCTAAACTGCGTCCCCTgtattgtaaggcagattctttaccactggaccaccaggaaagtcccagtttGCTGGAATTATTACAGAAGCCTCTGCTGGGCCCACTGTCTcaggcctctcccctccccatatcaGTCCATTCTTCATTCTGCTCCCAGAGAGCACTTCTGTTTAGTTAAGTCATTCTGCTGCTTCCTCTTTGTGGCTTCCTGATATTCTTCCTTACTTTGGTCAGTTGGATGTTCTTGTCCCACCAACACACATTCCTCTCCTTATCTGAAAGCCCTGTTCCCCTTTGCTCCACTACATGCTGTAAAATGCACCCCAGAATCTCCTTCCCCGTAAACCACCTCTTGATCTCAGCCTTCTCCAAAGTCCTGCGTTACAGCAGCTGATCAGCGTCTAGTGACTACCTGCTATGTGTGTGAGGTGTGATGAAAATTAAGAAGTTCAAACAATCTTTGCCTTCAGTTTGAAGAAAGTGATGCTGGAGTGGATACagcatttttaagtaaaaagataaaagcaagagCCATAAATGCTAAAATTCAGACAGTTTCTCTGGGAAATTGGGAATAAGTGGAATGGAAGATGGTTCTCCCAGTGGGGAGATTGCAGTCGAGCTAGGCCCTAAGGAATGGGAAAATTGGCAAAGAAAACACCAGACAGTGATGTGGAGGGAGCAGACCACGTCTGGGGTATGCAGTAACAGCTGTTTGGCTGGTTCAAGCAGGGGGTTCCTGTGGGAGTGTGGTGGGAGAGAAAGCTGGGAAGTTAGAAGTTAGAACCAGATTCCGGACCAGCTTGAATTCCAGCCCAAGAAGTTTACGTGTCTACAGTTAGGAGGTCCCCATTCCAACTGTACCTGGTAAAATTAGTGTTTTGTGAAGGTTCATGTTGGTGTTTTTGCAAAGGATGGGTtggagcagaagttctggaagCAGGTGAGAAGTAAGGAGGTTGGGGaaggaataagaaaagaagaagtgagAGTTCTAAAAAGAcattgaggggacttccctggcggtccagtggttaggacttggtactctcactgctgagggcccgggttcgatccctggtgagagAACTAttgtaagatcccacaagctgtgtgacatgcgccccccacccccagaaaaaaATCGAGAAGGAAGGGATTGTGACTGACTGATGAAAAtgggtgaggagagggaaggagtgtTCAAACCTgggtgcctgggggtggggcaaaAGGAGCTTTTGAATGGTGGCAGCATTTATAGAAACAGGGAAGTCAGGAAGTAGAAGTGATGGGTTTGTTTTTAGACTCGTTTCTGCACCAAATTAGCACCTAAAATTACACCCTGTCTTGTTTTTTGCTCTGGTGATTTCTCATGTGTTGCACCAGAAGAGCGTGACGTCCTCAAGGGTAGGATCCGAATCTTGTACTTTTACTGTAGTCCCTCCAGGGCCTACCACGCTGTGTActtagttttctatggctgcttaacaaagacctggtGATTGACTAAGTCTCCCTCGATTCCAGACCACAGCACTGCCGGCTGACTCTTGACTCCCTTTCCATCTGTGTCCTTGCCTCTGCTTATTTCTACGTCATTTGCTACATAGAACTTGTCATCACTGGACTATCTGAGCCGTGTTGGGAAGGCGTAGCCAATGCTGCTGTTTCCATCCCTACTTGACCAACGGTCCACGACAGTCAAGGCTAGAGATGGAACTAAGTTGAAAATGAGAGCAGGAAACATAGAGGCAAAGACACAGACTAGAATAAGGCTTTCAGCGGAGCCTCAAAAATAGAAACCTTGAATCAGAGTAGAGCCCAGAGGGGCAGTTCTAGAAGGCAGGACCTGAGAGGAGGCTCTGGTGTCAGCTCCGTGCCAGGTGAAGGAGAGTGTTGAGGGGGTGACAGTTGTGAGTCTGCTGGCGAGGCAGTGGGCAGATGGCGCGATTGAGTCGCCCAGAATCATCCCCAGAGGTTCTTCCGGTTCCCGTGGGTGACTGAGGTCTGCTGTCTGAGCTGGCTGGAGAGTCAGAggatatactcagaagtgggaccAACCATGGCTGAAACCAGGGCTTTTTGTGCTCATGTGTAGGCAGAGAGCTCCCTGCGGGTTTGCAGTAAAAAGATCTGtcaaggggaaagggagtgggatTCTAGAGATGTTGAACATAAGTGAAAAGTAAGTGGGAGCATTCTTGGGAGGAGAAATGCTACAGGAGTTACAGGCAGCCCCGGGCAGAGTACACTGTTTGGTGAATGCCcgtgtgtggggaggggctgtCCACATTGTACACTGTATCTGTAAGATGCTTTTCTAGTTGCAAACAGTGGAAGCGACTGGGCTTCTTTTTCTTATATCACGAGGCATGCGACTGTCCCCAAAATGATGAGAGTGACAGGTGTAGGTATGGCTCCTCAGACCACCTTTTAGTATCCTACAGCCTCTTAACGTCATGAGAACTTTTAAGCATCTCAAATGATAGGGATTAGTAACAAAGCCATGCCGATACCTGAGAAAATTTCAGACACCTGGTGGGAGAGACTCAGGGCTTTTCTGGAGGGTAACAGCTAGTAGGTCACTGTGGCAATAAATGGCCACTCTTGATAGAATTAACCTCCCTTCCCTTCAAGCGTGACATTTTGAAGGGCCTGCTAATTCTCTTCTCAGGATTGAGGACTGACATCTCGTTTTTCCTCCAAATATGATCCTAAACCATCAGAATTTTCTTGCAACCAGAGCAGAAATGCTGCCACGCACGCGCAGCGCTGGGCGCTGCAGGTGTTCCCTCTGCTGCCAGCTGGCGTCTGCTGATTCTTGTGACTCCTATTGGAGGGGTAGGGGGTGGCTAGGAGTCCCTGTTAGGATTTGGTCGTGGAGCTAGTGACTTTTAATGttaggggaaaaggaagttaagaaaacaGTCACGAAGAATCAGAATTTAGGAACATCTAACAACACCCCTTGTTGGGAAGGGCTTTTTACAGGCTCTCACTCTGCTTTTGGCCCCTGTGGAAATCTGCAGGAGGAGGCTGGTACTTAAAAAAGGATCCACGCCTTCAGTCTTCCTTTTGTCTTCCGAACCTGAAGCCCTAAATTTAGCAAACAGCTTGAGAGTGCTTTCTAGAAGAGGCCAACTCCAAGATCTGAATCAGAGATGGGAACACATTTAACCACCCTCAGCTGGGGCCATCCTCTATaagcacaggttctggggataaCAGAGAAGAGAGGACCCACACCAAGTATTAGGAGACTTGGCATTTAGCTCTTGGAATTTAAACCCTCAGTGACCCTCTGAGAACTCTTCAACGCTTGTCTTTGTCCTTGATCATGGAAGACCCTTTAAACTTaagggtggggacttccctggtggcgcagtggttaagaatccgcctgccaatgcaggggacaagggttcgagccctggtccgggaagatcccacatgccacggagcagctaagcctgtgcgccacaactactgagcctgtgctctagagctctcatgccacaactactgaagcccgcacacctagagcccgtgctccgcaacaagagaagccaccgcagtgagaagcccgtgcaccgcaacgaagagtagcccccgctcgccgcaactagagaaagcccacgcgcagcaacgaagacccaacgcagccaaaaataaataaacaaataataataaacttaagGGTgctgggacttccgtggtggtccagtggtcggGGGAattaaggtcccacatgctgcatagtgcagccaaaaacaaaaaccaaacaacaaaacaaaacttaagggTGCAGATTACTCAAGCTCAGGTTCTGTTTCTGCAACCCCAGGGACAGATAGCACAGTGATTGGTGCTCAGAGGGGTTCAGTAAATGTTGCTAGCTTGCCTTAAAATGAGAGGCTTaggatttgttttctctttcgtTTGTGACTTTCAAAATATTGGACAGAAAGTGGTATTTGTATTTGACTTGCTTTCTGACTGAACTATTGAGTCTTTTCTCCTAGAGAAGAAATTTCTTCACATCAGTGCCTAAAAAGCGTGAGGAAAACCTTCCATACTGTCCTCCTTACTCTTTATAACAACGGTACTCTTCCTTGTTCTGTCCCAAGATAAAGCCACAAATCCTTCCAACCGCCAGGAGGACTGGGAATACATAATTGGCTTTTGTGATCAGATCAACAAAGAGCTTGAAGGGTGAGTCTCAAAGCTGTTAGGGGGCAGGTAAGAGGTAGTTGACTGGAAAAGTAAAAAACTGTGGCCAAGGAGGGCTAGCCAGATGGCCTCGGGTCAGTGTCCTGAAAGTGTGGTCTGCTTGTCTCCCAGGCCACAGATCGCCGTCCGACTGCTGGCCCATAAGATCCAGTCTCCGCAGGAATGGGAGGCAGTCCAGGCCCTGACGGTAGGTTCTTCGTGCTGACGGAGGATCTTCATGAGCCCAGGCCTTTCCCCGTGAGCCCGCTGGGATCTCTCGGGGGGTCAGGGCTCACACCCTCAGCCAGCTGAACACCCTCGATACAAACTAGACATACCTGGACCTTGCTCAGTCAGCTGTGCTACAAGTGTGTGtgcccctgtgccaggcactgagcttcACGGATGGCTGAAGCGTGGCCACAAGGTCTAGTGGGAAAAGCAGAGTGGCTGAGGGAGGGAACGAGGGGCAGGGGCCCTGGGCTGtgggtgaggctcagagagggcttcTTGAAGAGAGGCTGACAGAGCTGTCTTGCCAGGTAAGAGTTGGCCAAGTGTGATTCATCCTGTAGCTGAAAATAATGCCGGTTACTAGTGAAGGCATCACACCAACAGGCAGATCCTAGCGTTTATTCAGACTAAGGGGGGTCAGGACGTGGAGCCGTGTGCGGCATGCGGGCGCCTCCCAGGCTCTCCCCTAagccagggggcccaggttctctCCTGACTTGGTTCAGCTCCTGGAAAACCGGGAGAGGGGGACACGGTCGTGGAAAAGGCACTTAGCCCACGCACATGGCTCTGCTGTGTCCTCCGGAGAGCAATGGCCTTAGAACAGTGGTTCTTGACTGGGGGCAGTTTTGTCCCCCAGGGTACAttgggcaatgtctggagacacttttggttgtcacaggtcaggaggtgctactggcatctagtgggtagaggccaggggtgctgctgaGGACAGGCTTCTACAACAAGTGactggcccaaaatgtcagcaGTGGTGCAGTTGAAAAACCCCGCTTTACAAGGACAGAAGCCAGGGAAGGGGGCAGCACTGGGGTGGTCTGCTCCTTGGAGGAAAACTCAAGGCAGGTCCTATGGGCCCCAGAAGGAAAATAGatgggggccgggggaggggaagTAGTGTACCATctacaatgaagaaaacagaatttaacagaattctctcccacctccccaaaaCGTTTATCAGCTTATGGAAAGAACCCTGGACCCTGAGAGAGGCGTGTGCTCTCTGGGTCTccgtctcctcacctgtaaaacacaAGGGCAGAATCTGCAGGCAGGCACCTTCCAGGACTGACACTCGATCTGTCTTGGTATCTGGGTCTCAGGGTTTTTTACTTTAGTTCCTGTTGAGCTTCCCCAGGAGAGGTTTACAGTTTGAGGGGCTCTTTCGTCAGTAATCCTGGTGCGCTGATGTCCCCTGGGGCAGTGCACGCCTCTTTTCCTGGTTAGCTCCTTCCCTGGGTGAGTATTTATTCAGCGCTCCCTCTGTGTGGGGTCTGGCCGAGTGCCAGGTCCCAGGCCTGAGCGCCGCGCCTTTGTGTGGTCCAGGTGCTGGAGGCCTGCATGAAGAACTGTGGGAGGAGATTTCATAACGAAGTGGGAAAGTTCCGGTTTTTGAATGAGTTGATCAAAGTCGTCTCTCCAAAGGTAAGTCAGTGGCAGTTTCCTCGTTTCTAGGAACTTCTTTCGTACCCCGCCCCATCTTACTGCCTTTCACTGCACAGACCAGCATCTCCATGGATCTGAGATTCCCTGGGTCCTGTCCTCAGAGAGCTAGGCTCTGACAGTAGCAGGATGTCCAGACAGGGCTCCCAGTCTAAACGTGACAGGTGGTGTGGCAGCAGCCGTGCGCATGTCAGGGGAGGGCCTGTGTAGCGTTGGACCCTGGGCTTCTAGTGACAGAGTCACTCTTCCTCGCCTGCCTCACGTGGACACGAGCAGCTGGCCTCCCTCATCACCGGGCTTCCATCGCACACTAGTGTTGCCTAAGCTCTGGGCACCCACTTACGGCAGAGGGAACAATTCTTCATAGCAAAGAGGTTCTCATTAACTCCTCTGAGGGAAAGTGCAGTTCTGTTTCTGGCAGACTGTGTGTGGAAACGCCGTGAGGAGCTCCCAGCCCCCGGCCTGACTACCGTCTATACGCCGGATGGATACGGCCGTGTGCGGGCCGTGTGCAGGCCgtctcctgccctcccctcccagtACTGTCGCACTCACGCCTCACACCTGCGGGTTTGGAGGAAGCTTGAGGACTGTACCCAACTAGCAACCATTACACTGCCGTGAAGAGAGCgctccctctgtctctgcctccaGACTGCGCTAagttttcccatttccttttgCCTCTTAGTACCTGGGGGACAGGGTGTCTGAGAAAGTGAAGACCAAGGTTATTGAGCTGCTTTATAGCTGGACGTTGGCGCTGCCGGAAGAATCCAAGATCAAGGATGCCTACCACATGTTGAAGAGACAGGGTATGCGCCTGCCTTCCCTCAGCCTCAAAGCAGCCCTGAAGGCTGGCCAAGGCCAGGAAGAATGAGGGGTGTCCGCCTAAGACAGCGGGAGGGGCTGGGCTGTGAGGGAATGAGGGGGCTGCGGCCCGCAGGCCTGGTCCCAGGGAGCGCCCCCTTGCTGCATGAGGAGGGGAAAGAGCGCGGCCCAGCCTGCGCGAACGCTGCCCCGTCCCATTTCAGGCATTGTGCAGTCGGACCCGCTGATCCCTATGGACAGGACACTGATCCCCTCTCCGCCACCTCGTCCCAAAAACCCTGTTTTTGATGATGAGGAGAAGTCCAAGGTAAAGTGCATTCCAGCCTGCAGCGTCCTCAGATGAGGTGTGGGCTTGCTCAGTGCTGTGGGGAGCTCCGGTCCTGTGTTCTCCCCAGGTGGGGAGTTGCCTGTTCCTCTACCTCTGATACCCTCCTCTTCCAGCTTTTAGCCAAGTTGTTGAAAAGCAAAAACCCAGATGACCTGCAGGAGGCCAACAAGCTCATCAAGTCCATGGTGAAGGAAGTGAGTGGGTCCCGAGCCTTGGGGTGGAGGATCCCGTGGCCACAGAGCAGAGGTCCCTTCCCCTGGTGCTGCGCCTGTCGTTTGCCCTGTCCCCAGCCCTCACCTGGAAGGAGGAGCATGGGAGCTTCTGGGGGAGAATGGGATAGAGGAGCACGAGTAGCTGGGGCCAAGTTTGGGGGTAGGGAGGACtgttgctttaaaagaaaaactgtagaTTGGGTCTGAGGCCAGTGGTTCCCAAGAATCATGCATtgagggcagaaatagagacacagacgtagagaacaaacgtatggacaccaagggggaaaagtggccCGGGGggggggtgaaaaaaaaaagaatcatgcacTGAAACGAGCTTCCGTGGGACTGGCCTCTGCTCTCGTGTTCTCTGGGAAGGTGTGAGCCTTGCCTGTCGGGATTCTGGGGGGCAGTGGGACGGGTCCAGTTGAGCTCTTTCTCCTGGATCCTCTGATGCAGGATGAGGCGCGGATCCAGAAGGTGACCAAGCGTCTGCACACTTTAGAGGAGGTTAATAACAACGTCAAGCTGCTCGGCGAGATGCTGCTTCATTACAGCAAAGAGGATTCTTCAGAGGCAGATAAAGAGCTCATGAAGGTAGGCCCCGCTCTGGGAGGGCCAGGCTCCGGGGAAGGGAGCCAGCCTTCGCCGAGTCCCAGCCCTAAGACGCTGCTACACACCTGGTGTTCCCTCACCTCTTAACCGGCACAGCAGCCAGGTAGAGGGGAGTGCGTCCCCATTTTGCACACGAGCCATGGCTGACTTGCGCAAGGTGCGCGCGCTCCACGGACCCCTACATCTACGCGACTCTGCAGACCTGCTCCGGGGCGCGCCTTTGCTCCACCTTGCTTTCTGCCTCGGGGACATCTGGGCAGAGAGGCCAGCCCTGTGCCCCTGATGCTCACCTCAGCCCTCGGTCACATAGATACTCTGAATTCTGAGACATGTGCCAgcctgggaggcaggaagggacATACTGTCCTGGTGACTTCTCCGCCTGAACAGGCGTCTTGGGTGACCCAGAGTGGTGGAGGCAGGTGGCAAGATGTGTGCTCCGAGCCCAGCTCTGCCGGTAACTGACCGTGGTACCAGGGGAGCCCGCGGCTGGGCGTGAACGCTGAGTTAGATGCTCTCCAAGAACCCTGCCAGCTCCAGTTTTTCTGCCTGGGTCTCTTCTAGGAGCTGTTTGATCGGTGTGAGAGCAAGAGGCGGACGTTATTCAAACTAGCCAGCGAGACAGAGGACAACGACAGCAGTTTAGGTGAGTGAAGAGGGATTGACAAAGATGAGCTGGGAGTCGGGATGTGTGAGGTGGGACACCGTCACGGCCAGGAGTAAGAAGTCTCTCTCCATTCTAGGGGACATCCTGCAGGCCAGTGACAACCTCTCCCGGGTCATCAACTCTTATAAAACAGTCGTTGAAGGGCAGGTCATCAATGGTGAGGTGGTCACCTCAGCCATTGCTGACTCTGAAGGTAAAGTGTTCTGGTTCCCCACTCCCGACCCCTCTGGACCAGCCCCGGTCCCCACCACCAGGCCACGGTGCAGGTTGACCAGTGTGTCATCCCACAGGGCCCGAGGGGCTTCTCAGCCACTCCAAGCGGTCCCCCTTGGAGGTCTGTACAGGGTCTCCCCTGCTTGCCTTCTCCGCTGGCTTTTCAGCCTTCACCTGGCACAGGTGCTCTGGGATTAGGCCAGAGGCTGTCAGGGTCCCCCTCCCTCTGTGCAGCCACTCGTGTGGCCCCTGATTATTCCTGTCCCCTTCCCTTCGTCCATCCAGGAAACCACCGTTCCAGTAACCAAGGCACTCTCATTGACCTTGCCGAGCTGGATGCGCCGAGCAGCTTGTCCCCAGTGCTGGCCCCCGTACCCCGCCCCTCGGGCATCCCtatcctccctccacccccccaggCCTTGGGACCCGGGCGCAGCCACTCGTCCAGCCAGGCTGAGGCCCCGCCGGGACCCAGCAGCACAGGCCACACCCTCAGCCTGCTGGATGAGGAGCTGCTCTGCTTGGGTGCGTCCTGGGGGCTGGAAAGGGCTTCTGGTGGGGCTGGTAGGGAAGCTAGGCACGTGGGAGCGGGAGGTCTGAGGGGCCCGTGTGCTTAGCGAGGGTGGCGGAGGAGGCTTCCGCTGTAGGCAGAGAGCCAAGTGCAGTGTCCCTCAGGGGGAGCAGAACGGACCCAGTGTCTCgctctgctctcctctccccGGGAGGTGCCCCCTCAACGTAAGGACTGAAGCGGATCCGCTCCCCTCTGGAGGCTGCCTGGGGGACACCTCTCCACCCTGTCACCCACGGATGCCCCGCTGGTCACGTGACCCTACCTCGGTTGAGGTGGGGCTGGGACTGCCCAAGCCCAGAGCCTCTTCTCACCGCAGTCGTCTTCTCTGTTCTCAGGTCTCACCGACCCAGCCCCCTGTGCTCCTCCCAGAGAGTCAGCTGGAAACAGCCAGTGGCCCCTGTTCCAGGTAGGGGCACAGGTGACATGACTGCAGGGCTGACAGCCTTCACTTCCTactgtcctccccctccccactagtCCTCAGCTGCAGTTGTCTGCTGTCTTGACCCCTTAGGGCACCACGCCGGATACGGCGCTTTCCCTGCCCTGTCCTTGGAGGACAGGGGCTGCTCGTCCAGAAGGGCTGCAGTAGGGCCCCCAGtaaaggggtggggggtggagagcCCAGATCCCCCGCTGCTCGCAGGGCCCTTCGCGCCCTCTGCTCACTCACGCTTTCCGTTCCCCACAGAACGAACAGTCGAACCTGGACTTCTTCAGCCCCAAACCTGGAACTGGTGCCTGTAGCCTCTCAGATGGGCCTCTCCTGCAGCCCTCAGCAGCCCCCGCAGGCAACTCCCAGGCCCCCGTGGTCCCAGCCAGCGTTCCAGCCCCCCCGGCCGGCTCCTTCTCATTTTCCACCGGCCTGGCCCCAGCTTCGGCCCCCAAGGCTGAGCCTGCGGCCCCTGGGCACCATGGTTCAGCTTTGGGCGACAGCACCGTGCGCCAGCTGGACGCCCTTGATCAGCTTCTAGAAGAGGCCAAAGCGTAATGAGTGGGagaggggctggtggggagggcaggcccGGGCGTGGCAGAGCTAGAGGCAGCTCCAGAGGGGTCATGAGTGTTCCCTCTCAGTCTGGAATCTGGAAGCTAGGGAGGGGAAGAACCGGCTCTAGCCTGGCGGCCTTAGTGAGGGGCAGCCCAGCAGCTCTGCCTGGTCTCTGACGTGCCCtgttctccctcctgcctcccaggacCTCAGGCCTGGTGAAACCCGTCTCCTCTGGCTTCTTCGCTGGCGCTGCCACCTCCCCTCTGCTGCCCACCAGCACCTCAGCTAgacctctcctccccttctccacgGCGCCCGGCAGCCCTCTCTTCCAGCCACCTGCCTTCCAGTCCCAG
This window encodes:
- the GGA3 gene encoding ADP-ribosylation factor-binding protein GGA3 isoform X2; the protein is MAEAEGESLESWLNKATNPSNRQEDWEYIIGFCDQINKELEGPQIAVRLLAHKIQSPQEWEAVQALTVLEACMKNCGRRFHNEVGKFRFLNELIKVVSPKYLGDRVSEKVKTKVIELLYSWTLALPEESKIKDAYHMLKRQGIVQSDPLIPMDRTLIPSPPPRPKNPVFDDEEKSKLLAKLLKSKNPDDLQEANKLIKSMVKEDEARIQKVTKRLHTLEEVNNNVKLLGEMLLHYSKEDSSEADKELMKELFDRCESKRRTLFKLASETEDNDSSLGDILQASDNLSRVINSYKTVVEGQVINGEVVTSAIADSEGNHRSSNQGTLIDLAELDAPSSLSPVLAPVPRPSGIPILPPPPQALGPGRSHSSSQAEAPPGPSSTGHTLSLLDEELLCLGLTDPAPCAPPRESAGNSQWPLFQNEQSNLDFFSPKPGTGACSLSDGPLLQPSAAPAGNSQAPVVPASVPAPPAGSFSFSTGLAPASAPKAEPAAPGHHGSALGDSTVRQLDALDQLLEEAKATSGLVKPVSSGFFAGAATSPLLPTSTSARPLLPFSTAPGSPLFQPPAFQSQGSPVQGPELSLTSVHVPLESIKPSSALPVTAYDKNGFRILFHFAKECPPGRPDVLVVVVSMLNTAPLPIKSIVLQAAVPKSMKVKLQPPSGTELSPFSPIQPPAAITQVMLLANPLKAESLTKPNNDARAPLRVTLTNPPCRCHAGRQPPSAEFYKSSSSSTKVPISQVCAKNTDTKPLFLSPNLTSFS
- the GGA3 gene encoding ADP-ribosylation factor-binding protein GGA3 isoform X6, with product MAEAEGESLESWLNKATNPSNRQEDWEYIIGFCDQINKELEGPQIAVRLLAHKIQSPQEWEAVQALTVLEACMKNCGRRFHNEVGKFRFLNELIKVVSPKYLGDRVSEKVKTKVIELLYSWTLALPEESKIKDAYHMLKRQGIVQSDPLIPMDRTLIPSPPPRPKNPVFDDEEKSKLLAKLLKSKNPDDLQEANKLIKSMVKEDEARIQKVTKRLHTLEEVNNNVKLLGEMLLHYSKEDSSEADKELMKELFDRCESKRRTLFKLASETEDNDSSLGDILQASDNLSRVINSYKTVVEGQVINGEVVTSAIADSEGNHRSSNQGTLIDLAELDAPSSLSPVLAPVPRPSGIPILPPPPQALGPGRSHSSSQAEAPPGPSSTGHTLSLLDEELLCLGLTDPAPCAPPRESAGNSQWPLFQNEQSNLDFFSPKPGTGACSLSDGPLLQPSAAPAGNSQAPVVPASVPAPPAGSFSFSTGLAPASAPKAEPAAPGHHGSALGDSTVRQLDALDQLLEEAKATSGLVKPVSSGFFAGAATSPLLPTSTSARPLLPFSTAPGSPLFQPPAFQSQGSPVQGPELSLTSVHVPLESIKPSSALPVTAYDKNGFRILFHFAKECPPGRPDVLVVVVSMLNTAPLPIKSIVLQAAVPKSMKVKLQPPSGTELSPFSPIQPPAAITQVMLLANPLKSQ
- the GGA3 gene encoding ADP-ribosylation factor-binding protein GGA3 isoform X5, yielding MAEAEGESLESWLNKATNPSNRQEDWEYIIGFCDQINKELEGPQIAVRLLAHKIQSPQEWEAVQALTVLEACMKNCGRRFHNEVGKFRFLNELIKVVSPKYLGDRVSEKVKTKVIELLYSWTLALPEESKIKDAYHMLKRQGIVQSDPLIPMDRTLIPSPPPRPKNPVFDDEEKSKLLAKLLKSKNPDDLQEANKLIKSMVKEDEARIQKVTKRLHTLEEVNNNVKLLGEMLLHYSKEDSSEADKELMKELFDRCESKRRTLFKLASETEDNDSSLGDILQASDNLSRVINSYKTVVEGQVINGEVVTSAIADSEGNHRSSNQGTLIDLAELDAPSSLSPVLAPVPRPSGIPILPPPPQALGPGRSHSSSQAEAPPGPSSTGHTLSLLDEELLCLGLTDPAPCAPPRESAGNSQWPLFQNEQSNLDFFSPKPGTGACSLSDGPLLQPSAAPAGNSQAPVVPASVPAPPAGSFSFSTGLAPASAPKAEPAAPGHHGSALGDSTVRQLDALDQLLEEAKATSGLVKPVSSGFFAGAATSPLLPTSTSARPLLPFSTAPGSPLFQPPAFQSQGSPVQGPELSLTSVHVPLESIKPSSALPVTAYDKNGFRILFHFAKECPPGRPDVLVVVVSMLNTAPLPIKSIVLQAAVPKSMKVKLQPPSGTELSPFSPIQPPAAITQVMLLANPLKTPIAPVWGKVPLTNSKCRQVDMLASPEGCC